One window of Falco cherrug isolate bFalChe1 chromosome 21, bFalChe1.pri, whole genome shotgun sequence genomic DNA carries:
- the LOC102053216 gene encoding zinc finger protein RFP-like isoform X3, protein MPTPASCPVTASRKTIAQPLCVGISLNAHKNNPVTPVMAAGNAVEHLQEEITCAICLDFFHDPVMILSCGHNFCRRCLERCSADASRAGSCPQCRLPFPHGGFRPNRQLANVVAAVQELAMPAAEELCQRHHQPLTLFSRRDGRLLCTTCAEHRAHPAVPLEEAACWYRDQFEASLKALQEEDERRAGLAAAAEETRQEMLSRVDAEKQKLLAVLEGLRRVLGEQESRFLIRLGRLRLRLEEQRRGEAAEMARLQQRRSELQAKCRQPDSDLLRDAQITLSRCTEWRAQPSLPLMPELEAELEDFALKTNMLAEAVMQFKDIVGCSLEEDSGGYRRATVTLDPATAHPQILVSADGRTAGRRESPLAPLPSGTERFESLRCVLGLQGFSGGRHRWAVEPRAPTHRGGFGLCWRAGGFPRC, encoded by the exons ATGCCGacaccagcctcctgccccGTCACCGCTTCCAGGAAAACCATTGCCCAGCCCCTTTGCGTGGGCATTTCTCTGAATGCTCATAAAAACAACCCCGTCACACCAGTCATGGCTGCGGGAAACGCTGTGGAACATCTCCAGGAGGAAATCACCTGCGCCATCTGCTTGGATTTCTTCCATGATCCTGTCATGATCCTGAGTTGCGGGCACAATTTTTGCCGCCGTTGCCTTGAACGTTGCTCCGCGGATGCCTCCAGAGCGGGGTCTTGCCCCCAGTGCCGTTTACCTTTCCCCCACGGTGGCTTCCGTCCCAATCGGCAACTGGCCAATGTGGTGGCAGCCGTCCAGGAGCTGGCAATGCCGGCGGCGGAGGAGCTTTGCCAGCGGCACCACCAACCCCTCACCCTTTTTTCCCGCCGGGATGGGAGGCTCCTCTGCACCACCTGTGCTGAGCATCGCGCCCACCCCGCCGTGCCCCTCGAAGAGGCTGCTTGCTGGTACAGG GACCAGTTTGAAGCTTCCCTAAAAGCCCTGCAAGAGGAGGATGAGCGACGTGCTGGGCTggcggcagcagcagaggagacaagacaggagatgctg AGCAGAGTTGATGCCgagaagcagaagctgctggcGGTGCTGGAAGGGCTTCGGCGGGTGCTGGGTGAGCAGGAATCACGGTTCTTGATCCGTCTTGGCCGCTTGCGCCTAAGGTTGGAGGAGCAGCGACGTGGTGAAGCCGCCGAAATGGCCCGGCTCCAGCAACGCCGCTCCGAGCTCCAGGCCAAGTGCCGGCAACCAGACAGTGACCTGCTACGG gATGCCCAAATCACCCTGAGCAG GTGCACAGAGTGGAGGGCGCAGCCGTCGCTGCCGCTGATGCCGGAGCTGGAAGCGGAACTCGAGGATTTTGCCCTGAAAACCAACATGCTGGCAGAGGCAGTGATGCAGTTTAAAG ACATCGTGGGGTGCTCACTGGAGGAAGACTCAGGGGGATACCGGAGAG cAACCGTGACGCTGGACCCGGCTACAGCTCACCCCCAAATCCTGGTGTCAGCAGATGGCCGGACCGCAGGACGCCGGGAATCCCCCCTGGCTCCTCTTCCCTCGGGAACCGAGCGTTTCGAGTCTCTCCGCTGCGTTTTGGGTCTGCAGGGCTTCTCGGGGGGCCGGCACCGCTGGGCTGTGGAG CCGCGTGCCCCGACGCATCGAGGTGGCTTTGGATTATGCTGGCGGGCGGGTGGCTTTCCGCGATGCTGA
- the LOC102053216 gene encoding E3 ubiquitin-protein ligase TRIM11-like isoform X1 — MPTPASCPVTASRKTIAQPLCVGISLNAHKNNPVTPVMAAGNAVEHLQEEITCAICLDFFHDPVMILSCGHNFCRRCLERCSADASRAGSCPQCRLPFPHGGFRPNRQLANVVAAVQELAMPAAEELCQRHHQPLTLFSRRDGRLLCTTCAEHRAHPAVPLEEAACWYRDQFEASLKALQEEDERRAGLAAAAEETRQEMLSRVDAEKQKLLAVLEGLRRVLGEQESRFLIRLGRLRLRLEEQRRGEAAEMARLQQRRSELQAKCRQPDSDLLRDAQITLSRCTEWRAQPSLPLMPELEAELEDFALKTNMLAEAVMQFKDIVGCSLEEDSGGYRRATVTLDPATAHPQILVSADGRTAGRRESPLAPLPSGTERFESLRCVLGLQGFSGGRHRWAVEVRPGPDWALGVAREFMSRKGCFGLSPERGVWAVGQWLGQLRALTWPSPTSLPHSRVPRRIEVALDYAGGRVAFRDADSETEIFAFPPATFAGERLRPLLWLGEGPALLTLCP, encoded by the exons ATGCCGacaccagcctcctgccccGTCACCGCTTCCAGGAAAACCATTGCCCAGCCCCTTTGCGTGGGCATTTCTCTGAATGCTCATAAAAACAACCCCGTCACACCAGTCATGGCTGCGGGAAACGCTGTGGAACATCTCCAGGAGGAAATCACCTGCGCCATCTGCTTGGATTTCTTCCATGATCCTGTCATGATCCTGAGTTGCGGGCACAATTTTTGCCGCCGTTGCCTTGAACGTTGCTCCGCGGATGCCTCCAGAGCGGGGTCTTGCCCCCAGTGCCGTTTACCTTTCCCCCACGGTGGCTTCCGTCCCAATCGGCAACTGGCCAATGTGGTGGCAGCCGTCCAGGAGCTGGCAATGCCGGCGGCGGAGGAGCTTTGCCAGCGGCACCACCAACCCCTCACCCTTTTTTCCCGCCGGGATGGGAGGCTCCTCTGCACCACCTGTGCTGAGCATCGCGCCCACCCCGCCGTGCCCCTCGAAGAGGCTGCTTGCTGGTACAGG GACCAGTTTGAAGCTTCCCTAAAAGCCCTGCAAGAGGAGGATGAGCGACGTGCTGGGCTggcggcagcagcagaggagacaagacaggagatgctg AGCAGAGTTGATGCCgagaagcagaagctgctggcGGTGCTGGAAGGGCTTCGGCGGGTGCTGGGTGAGCAGGAATCACGGTTCTTGATCCGTCTTGGCCGCTTGCGCCTAAGGTTGGAGGAGCAGCGACGTGGTGAAGCCGCCGAAATGGCCCGGCTCCAGCAACGCCGCTCCGAGCTCCAGGCCAAGTGCCGGCAACCAGACAGTGACCTGCTACGG gATGCCCAAATCACCCTGAGCAG GTGCACAGAGTGGAGGGCGCAGCCGTCGCTGCCGCTGATGCCGGAGCTGGAAGCGGAACTCGAGGATTTTGCCCTGAAAACCAACATGCTGGCAGAGGCAGTGATGCAGTTTAAAG ACATCGTGGGGTGCTCACTGGAGGAAGACTCAGGGGGATACCGGAGAG cAACCGTGACGCTGGACCCGGCTACAGCTCACCCCCAAATCCTGGTGTCAGCAGATGGCCGGACCGCAGGACGCCGGGAATCCCCCCTGGCTCCTCTTCCCTCGGGAACCGAGCGTTTCGAGTCTCTCCGCTGCGTTTTGGGTCTGCAGGGCTTCTCGGGGGGCCGGCACCGCTGGGCTGTGGAGGTTCGTCCCGGTCCCGACTGGGCACTGGGGGTGGCTCGGGAATTCATGTCCCGTAAGGGCTGCTTCGGTCTCAGCCCCGAACGAGGGGTCTGGGCCGTGGGGCAGTGGTTGGGGCAGCTACGGGCTCTCACCTGGCCCAGCCCCACATCTCTGCCCCACAGCCGCGTGCCCCGACGCATCGAGGTGGCTTTGGATTATGCTGGCGGGCGGGTGGCTTTCCGCGATGCTGACAGTGAGACCGAAATCTTCGCCTTCCCTCCAGCAACTTTCGCCGGTGAACGACTCCGGCCACTGCTCTGGCTGGGTGAGGGGCCAGCTCTGCTCACTCTCTGCCCCTGA
- the LOC102053216 gene encoding E3 ubiquitin-protein ligase TRIM11-like isoform X2 → MPTPASCPVTASRKTIAQPLCVGISLNAHKNNPVTPVMAAGNAVEHLQEEITCAICLDFFHDPVMILSCGHNFCRRCLERCSADASRAGSCPQCRLPFPHGGFRPNRQLANVVAAVQELAMPAAEELCQRHHQPLTLFSRRDGRLLCTTCAEHRAHPAVPLEEAACWYRDQFEASLKALQEEDERRAGLAAAAEETRQEMLSRVDAEKQKLLAVLEGLRRVLGEQESRFLIRLGRLRLRLEEQRRGEAAEMARLQQRRSELQAKCRQPDSDLLRDAQITLSRHRGVLTGGRLRGIPESNRDAGPGYSSPPNPGVSRWPDRRTPGIPPGSSSLGNRAFRVSPLRFGSAGLLGGPAPLGCGAACPDASRWLWIMLAGGWLSAMLTVRPKSSPSLQQLSPVNDSGHCSGWVRGQLCSLSAPESPRNKTLPPFQ, encoded by the exons ATGCCGacaccagcctcctgccccGTCACCGCTTCCAGGAAAACCATTGCCCAGCCCCTTTGCGTGGGCATTTCTCTGAATGCTCATAAAAACAACCCCGTCACACCAGTCATGGCTGCGGGAAACGCTGTGGAACATCTCCAGGAGGAAATCACCTGCGCCATCTGCTTGGATTTCTTCCATGATCCTGTCATGATCCTGAGTTGCGGGCACAATTTTTGCCGCCGTTGCCTTGAACGTTGCTCCGCGGATGCCTCCAGAGCGGGGTCTTGCCCCCAGTGCCGTTTACCTTTCCCCCACGGTGGCTTCCGTCCCAATCGGCAACTGGCCAATGTGGTGGCAGCCGTCCAGGAGCTGGCAATGCCGGCGGCGGAGGAGCTTTGCCAGCGGCACCACCAACCCCTCACCCTTTTTTCCCGCCGGGATGGGAGGCTCCTCTGCACCACCTGTGCTGAGCATCGCGCCCACCCCGCCGTGCCCCTCGAAGAGGCTGCTTGCTGGTACAGG GACCAGTTTGAAGCTTCCCTAAAAGCCCTGCAAGAGGAGGATGAGCGACGTGCTGGGCTggcggcagcagcagaggagacaagacaggagatgctg AGCAGAGTTGATGCCgagaagcagaagctgctggcGGTGCTGGAAGGGCTTCGGCGGGTGCTGGGTGAGCAGGAATCACGGTTCTTGATCCGTCTTGGCCGCTTGCGCCTAAGGTTGGAGGAGCAGCGACGTGGTGAAGCCGCCGAAATGGCCCGGCTCCAGCAACGCCGCTCCGAGCTCCAGGCCAAGTGCCGGCAACCAGACAGTGACCTGCTACGG gATGCCCAAATCACCCTGAGCAG ACATCGTGGGGTGCTCACTGGAGGAAGACTCAGGGGGATACCGGAGAG cAACCGTGACGCTGGACCCGGCTACAGCTCACCCCCAAATCCTGGTGTCAGCAGATGGCCGGACCGCAGGACGCCGGGAATCCCCCCTGGCTCCTCTTCCCTCGGGAACCGAGCGTTTCGAGTCTCTCCGCTGCGTTTTGGGTCTGCAGGGCTTCTCGGGGGGCCGGCACCGCTGGGCTGTGGAG CCGCGTGCCCCGACGCATCGAGGTGGCTTTGGATTATGCTGGCGGGCGGGTGGCTTTCCGCGATGCTGACAGTGAGACCGAAATCTTCGCCTTCCCTCCAGCAACTTTCGCCGGTGAACGACTCCGGCCACTGCTCTGGCTGGGTGAGGGGCCAGCTCTGCTCACTCTCTGCCCCTGAATCCCCCCGAAACAAGACCCTTCCACCATTCCAATGA
- the MGAT1 gene encoding LOW QUALITY PROTEIN: alpha-1,3-mannosyl-glycoprotein 2-beta-N-acetylglucosaminyltransferase (The sequence of the model RefSeq protein was modified relative to this genomic sequence to represent the inferred CDS: deleted 1 base in 1 codon), translating into MLKKSSLVVWGAVLFIAWNGLLLLFLWSRPASPGEGDRLTAEVIRLAQDAETELERQKELLRQIHRYSGLWGQRRGVRITPNPPPPPSPAPPQLTDPAATVLPVLVMACDRSTVRRCLDKLLRYRPSAQRFPVIVSQDCGHAETARVIASYGDAVAHIRQPDLSDIPVPAEHRKFQGYYKIARHYRWALGQVFRTFRYRAAIVVEDDLEVAPDFFEYFQAAFPLLLADRSLWCISAWNDNGKEQMVDVGQAELLYRTDFFPGLGWLLLAELWDELEPKWPRAFWDDWMRQPEQRRDRSCIRPEVSRTMTFGRKGVSHGQFFDQYLKFIKLNDRFVPFTQLDLSYLKKEEYERSFLPKVYAAPEVRVEDLQGNRRRELGAVRLQYGGRDSFKAFAKALGLMDDLKSGVPRAGYRGIVSFVYRGRRVYLAPPSDWTGYDPSWS; encoded by the exons ATGCTGAAGAAGAGCAGCTTGGTGGTGTGGGGGGCGGTGCTCTTCATCGCCTGGAAcggcctcctcctcctcttcctctggaGCCGCCCGGCCTCCCCCGGTGAAGGCGACCGGCTGACGGCGGAAGTGATCCGTTTGGCTCAAGATGCTGAAACCGAACTGGAACGGCAAAAAGAACTCCTGCGCCAAATCCACCGTTACAGCGGGTTGTGGGGGCAGCGGCGCGGGGTTCGAATCACCCCCaaccctccccccccgccctccccggcCCCACCGCAACTCACCGATCCCGCTGCCACGGTGTTACCCGTCCTGGTGATGGCTTGTGACCGCAGCACCGTCCGGCGGTGTTTGGATAAACTCTTACGTTACCGACCTTCGGCGCAACGTTTCCCTGTCATCGTCAGCCAGGATTGCGGTCACGCCGAGACGGCTCGTGTCATCGCCTCCTACGGCGACGCCGTGGCTCATATCCGACAACCCGATCTTAGCGATATCCCGGTGCCGGCAGAGCACCGTAAATTCCAAGGTTATTATAAAATCGCTCGGCATTACCGTTGGGCGTTAGGACAGGTTTTCCGGACCTTCCGTTACCGCGCCGCCATCGTGGTGGAGGATGATTTAGAAGTTGCTCCGGATTTTTTCGAGTATTTCCAGGCGGCGTTCCCGCTGCTCCTCGCCGATCGCAGCCTCTGGTGCATCTCTGCGTGGAATGACAACGGGAAAGAGCAAATGGTGGATGTTGGACAAGCTGAATTGCTTTATcggactgatttttttcccgGTCTCGGTTGGTTGCTTTTAGCTGAACTTTGGGATGAACTTGAACCCAAATGGCCGCGAGCTTTTTGGGACGACTGGATGCGTCAACCCGAGCAACGGCGAGATCGTTCCTGCATCCGCCCCGAAGTTTCCCGTACGATGACGTTTGGTCGTAAAGGAGTGAGCCACGGGCAATTTTTCgatcaatatttaaaatttatcaaACTTAATGACCGTTTCGTGCCTTTTACCCAGCTGGATCTTTCTTACCTCAAAAAGGAAGAGTATGAACGTTCTTTCCTCCCCAAGGTTTACGCCGCGCCAGAGGTGAGGGTGGAAGATCTCCAAGGGAACCGGCGGCGGGAGCTGGGCGCCGTCCGCCTGCAGTACGGCGGC CGCGATTCCTTCAAAGCCTTTGCCAAAGCCCTGGGGCTGATGGACGACCTCAAATCCGGTGTCCCTCGCGCTGGTTATCGCGGCATTGTCAGCTTCGTCTATCGGGGACGTCGCGTTTATCTCGCGCCTCCTTCGGACTGGACGGGTTATGATCCCAGCTGGAGTTAG